A stretch of DNA from Terriglobia bacterium:
CGCGGGCACTCGATGTGCTGTTTATTCTGCATGCGGACCACGAGCAAAACGCGAGCGCGAACGTGATGCGCGCCGTAGGCAGCGCTCAGACGGATCCGTTCCTCTGCACGGCAGCAGCGGCAGCGGCGCTGGCAGGACCACTGCACGGCGGCGCCAATGAAGCCGTACTGAAGATGCTCCAGGTGATCGGGAAGAAAGAGAACATTCCCGGCTTCGTCGAGTCGGTTAAGGCAGGCCATGGCAAACTGATGGGCTTCGGGCACCGCGTCTATAAGAACTATGATCCGCGCGCGAGAATAATCAAGCAGGTTGCGAATGAAGTTTTGGGCGTCACCGGCACGACGGCGAAGCTTGAAATGGCGCTGGAACTGGAGCGGATCGCTCTCAGCGACGAGTACTTTATCAAGCGCAAACTGTATCCGAACGTCGACTTCTACTCCGGGTTGATTTACGAAGCGATGGGGTTCAGGCCGGAGATGTTCACGGTACTGTTCGCGATTCCTCGCACCGCCGGCTGGCTGGCGCAGTGGCTCGAATTGATCACGGATCCGGAACAGAAGATTTCGCGTCCGCGACAGATATTCGTTGGGCACACGCTACGCAAGATCGGCGAATCAATGACGAAAGAGAACAAAGAGACAGTAGGCGCGCGGTAATTTCGTGGAGGTAAGAAGGGCGGCCGGATGCGGCCGCCCTTCTTTTTGCGCAAAGTGAAAACTCCTCGCCGGACTAGGCGAGGAGTTGCAAGCTTATGGGTCCCAAACTTAAAAGCGGGCTCTCGCCCGCGCGTAACTACTTTTTCTTCTTGGCGGTCTTCTTAGCAGCTTTCTTCTTTGCCGGCATGGATGCCTCCTAGAACCTTCTCCCTCGAAGGTTAGATTTGGGTCCCTAAATCGAACCGTCATACAACTGGTTGCCTAATAACGGTTCCTATCGCAAGATTTTGTGGCGACTCGATGTTGCTGTCAATACTTTTTTTCATTTCGGTGAATGAGCAACTGGAGTCCTCTTCGTTCTCGCGCGCTCTTTCAATTTCTTCATGGATGAGTTTGCGCGCCGACTCGTGTCGTGCAAAGCCGCATTATCAGCGGTTCCACAAGAATTCCACTCACTCGCGAACTCTCGGACTGAGCACAACGCAGTGACCGTTGAACTTTAATTCTGTACGCAAAAAAAAAATGCAAAAAAAAGGAGCCGCCCTGCTCGGGCGGCTTTGCAAGGAGGAGTAATGCTCAAGAGTAGGTTGCTTCGATGCGGCACGCTTCCGTGAGCAAACTGTGAAGCTCGGCCTCATCTCGTACCGTGAACTCGAATCCATAGCGGTGAGAAACGGAATTCCGTACGATTGCGGGAATGATTGTTTCCTGCTCGCTGCCCAGGGAGCGAAATGCCAGACAAACTTCTTCGCCGACTTCTAATTCCCCCCAGATGATGGCCGCTGTTCCCTCGCGGCTCAGATTGCGGCAGTAACCCTGAAAACGAGATCCGCTCTTCGTGACCGCGGCTACCAGAGTTTCAACTTCGCTACGCTGGCTGCGGCGCCGCTCTCTTACATAGGTGGATGTGAGTTCCGGTAGGACTGTTTCGTCGGTGCTGTTCGAGAACTGCTGTCGAACCCGGGCCCTGATGCT
This window harbors:
- a CDS encoding PilZ domain-containing protein, giving the protein MNFLSIRARVRQQFSNSTDETVLPELTSTYVRERRRSQRSEVETLVAAVTKSGSRFQGYCRNLSREGTAAIIWGELEVGEEVCLAFRSLGSEQETIIPAIVRNSVSHRYGFEFTVRDEAELHSLLTEACRIEATYS
- a CDS encoding citrate synthase, which produces MKEGTLTVVDNRTNVTYTLPIQDNTIRAIDLRQIKTDADDFGLMTYDPAFMNTASCRSAITYIDGDKGILRYRGYNIEELAEKCSFLEVAYLLIFGELPDEKQKQDWTYNITHHTMIHENTRAFIERFRYNAHPMNILCSTVAALSIVYPDSRDIFDPEKRMLNIMRLIAKMPTLAAASYRHSTGFPYVYPDNDLSYTENFMNMLWKMVEPKYVANPVLARALDVLFILHADHEQNASANVMRAVGSAQTDPFLCTAAAAAALAGPLHGGANEAVLKMLQVIGKKENIPGFVESVKAGHGKLMGFGHRVYKNYDPRARIIKQVANEVLGVTGTTAKLEMALELERIALSDEYFIKRKLYPNVDFYSGLIYEAMGFRPEMFTVLFAIPRTAGWLAQWLELITDPEQKISRPRQIFVGHTLRKIGESMTKENKETVGAR